The genomic DNA CTGCCTTACAGTCTCTTAGGACATCATTTACTCCAGCAAATAGCGAATTTCCTGTGCAAAATCCTTCAATGCCGTCGCGTCCTCCATATATTTCCCAGTCGAGTTCTAACGGATTTCGTACGATGCTGCCTAAAGGACCCATTATCAATGATCAAACTAGTGAGACAAGGTTACCAAGTCCTCATGGTGggcctgctgctgctgacacCGGGTCCCAATTTCAAGATCTTACTAGGAGGTTACACCCTAATCGCAGTGACATAGATGTATCGGATACTGGTAATCCAACACATTCCAACCCTCCTTGGCGCCAGAACCTATTGTCACAACCACCCCGTCGTCTCCCAGGGCTGGGTATAGGTACTGGACTGGGTCCACGGCCTCGGTCAGAATATTCTAATGTAGCCGAGTCTCACAAAAGGCGCCATAACTCTTCAACTTCTCCGGTAGAGGCGCCTTTACCTCCATGGTCACAACCTTCTACCACTGGACTGTTAGGTCAGCATATTCTACATACTCCCAGTCATGCAGAACCAGTTACTGGCACGTTTCCTCCACGGACGCAGCCTGTAAGAGGCCCTAGGGCACCTCCACCTGCACCTCCTCCTATAAGACGGTCTGCTGGGAACTCAAGACCTGCTTCCATCTCGTCACCTGCATCTAGTTCGGCAACTAATGCCACTGCTGACTCGTCTGATGTCATTGATCTCACTCTGTCCGACTCTGATTAATCCCTTATGTTTATAATGGGACAGCTAATGTTTTACGTGGCCATGTCTATATATGTGTATAAAACGAATGAACGAACCAGAACTGCTCTTCATATTTCTCGAACCTGCTCCCAGCTATGTGTTATATAGTATATGCTTGTACAGGTCACGAAGTAATATGTGCTTATGCGCCGCATCTGCAACTCGCTCACCATCAGTATATTACAGTGTGCCACCGGATTCAAGCACATCTCGAACTTATAAATACTGATCGATACAAGATACAGAGCCATTTGATACATAAATACTTAATTTAGGGCAATAATGGCTGACAGATACTCATTTTCTCTAACGACATTTTCCCCTAGGTAAGCATTGGTTGGATTCCGTGTTGGTTGATGGGGTTGTGGTGAGCTCAGTGGTGACTTGAGTGCCACCAGATGGTGTTTGATGGCAATGGCTATAATAGATGAGAAATAtacattattttttgtttatcaTGAGTATGGAGTACTAACAACTTAAATTTAGTGGTAAATTAGTTCAAATTGAATATGCTCTTCAGGCAGTGAACCAAGGTGTTACCTCACTGGGTATTAAAGGTATGTGATTAATTTACTGTTATGGAGTTGCCTCATGTATTAGAGTCCTTATCCATATGCTACTTTCtcaatttctttctctgaTTCGTCTATGTTTCTCTGCTTTCTCAGTGTCTATGATCGAATGCTTGATTGAGTTTGTTCATTTTGGCAGACTCGATTCGAGCGAACCGAGAGTAGCAGCATGGCTTCGTACAGATCCCAGTCGAGTTAGACATGTCATGTTTGGATTTTTGGAACTAACATTTAAACAGCTGCCAACGGTATTGTATTAGCCACAGAAAAGAAGTCTTCGTCTCATTTGATCAATTCAGATTCATTGAGCAAGATTGCTCTTGTTACACCCGATATTGGTATGGTTTACAGTGGCATGGGCCCTGATTTCCGGGTTCTAGTCGACAAAGCTCGTAAAGCTGCTCACACATCATACAAGCGCATCTATAACGAATACCCTCCTACCCGTATTCTGGTTCAAGAAGTGGCCAAGACCGTGCAAGAGGCAACCCAATCTGGTGGTGTTCGTCCTTATGGAGTTAGTTTATTAGTGGCTGGATATGATGAGTCGCATGGATTTGGTCTATACCAAGTTGACCCATCGGGCTCTTACTTCCCATGGAAGGCCACTGCGATTGGTAAAGGTAGCACCTCTGCGAAAACCTTTCTTGAAAAGCGATGGaatgaagagcttgaacttgaagaCGCCATTCATATTGCTTTGCTAACACTCAAAGAAACAATAGAAGGTGATATGAACGGCAACACCGTTGAAATTGCCGTTGTCGGAGAGCCTGCCGATAATATGCTAGGTTTCGAGGGTGTTTCGGGCACTACAGGTCCCCGATTCAGAAAACTCAGTGCCCAAGAAATCGATGATAGACTTGATACTTTGTAGTATAATACAGATGCGCGTATTAAATAGTTTTAACTCATGAGAAGTAGAGGACCAGTATTACATAGAATCATGAGTGATTACTACAAGTGTCCGTGTGGAAGCAGGATAAGTAGTGCTTGCCTCTGGCAACCCATATCAGTCCTCGTCTTCCACTCTTCTCCTACGACCAAGGGTCAAGAGATAGATCTAAATGACATGGTATTATTGCGAAAAAAATGGTACACCCTCAAGCATATAATTAATAGAAATCCCTGGTTCAAGCATGGGGAATCTCATGTATGCGAGATAGGCTTCTACGAGTCCATTATTGTATTCAACGCATATCAAACTATGTCCAAATATTTCCCTAAGTTTTTAGGTTCATGTAGCAACTGCTGAAATCAGAGTTACTGGGATAACGGTATTTAGGTTTTCAAAGGAATAGGGACCGTGGATACACGAGAGGTACACTTCTCCTTTGTAGCTTTCCAAGATATCTGTGGAGGTCGATTTCATCTTGTCTGGTTCTCAGTAATGAGTCTGTATCTTGAGAAAGATAGTCAGGTTCGAATATCTTTTCACTTCTATTACCCTGATAATAATCATACACACGGGGCTCCGGCGAGGCTTGGAAACAAATATAATCCGAAGTCACACCAGTATACAGCATCAAACTCTCATCATTCATCTCTGACGCTTGATACCAATGTTCATTAGCAATGTTCATTAGCTGTGGCAGTAATTGCCATCCGTAAGTTAGAAAGGATTCAAAACATCTCACACATCTTTACTACTAATAGGAAAGCCATTTATTGTTCGTGCCAATGCCTATTATCATCTGACCATGAATTTCTCGGAGTATCTGAGAGTATGTCGTTTTCTGATGAATGAATAGTATAGTTGAACAGGCTCTATTCTCTGCTTTTGCTCTGTTATAATTGCTTTGCTAAGTTCAGCGCATAAGAAGTTATCGTCGAAGCTCTAACTTTTACTAGTGAGATAAAGCAAATGACTAGTGATTGTCACCCCCTTTATTAGTAACAGTAGGATATCCCGAGATCTGCAAAGGATCAACAAGTCATGCTGCCAGATAAGAGTGCACATCAACGGTGCACGAAACTAGCTCACCCGACCGTTCCCACCAAAAGGGATGCTGTCAGTTGACAAGATTCTGCAGCATAGAAATCACCGATTGGCTAGTTTATGTTTCAACTAACGACACATTGAATCTGCTCACGTAATTAACAAAGCGTTAGCGACCAGCGAATTCTTAACCCACTCACAGGCGACAGTCGTAGAGCAACGCCAGTTCGAGCTATTCTGAAGACCCAGAGTCTCCATTTCTAACATAACCAAACCCGGAAATATCCGTCAAATCAACCCGTTCCGACTCAAACGCCAATACCTATCAACCTAATTCCCACTGGCCATACGTCGAAACCGTATTCTCTCTTTTCTACGGGTGATGAGATATTCAATGGCTTGTACATATCATTCCCGGTTGGGCCattgctgcctccggcggctggggctccgccccagaccccgctgctcctctcgcttcgctcgagtcgggacgCCGACGGCCCCTCAGTGGAGATACAAACTGGACTCCCCCActgacgactcgagcgaagcgagaggagccacgggtctggggcagagccccagccgccggaggcaggccgtCCAGAATAGAACAACGACCAACGGAGGAATTGCGGAGTCAGTGTGGGAATTTGCGgggaaggagcagcagatcCTTGCGGAGAAAGGTGACAAGTATGACCGAAGTAAGACCGACGACGGACCGGACACGGAGCGCTAAAACCGACAACTCCCTCCCGATCAAATCCCTGACCCGGGTCACAAGTGGAGAAAACCCCGCGAACAATCGATCCAGGAAAGACCAGGCCCCCAGGGgagaaccgactcgagcgaagcgagaggagccgcggggtctggggcggagccccagccgccggaggcatgtccgGATCGCACCCGTTGCAGCCCCGATGCAGCGCCGGCATGGATGTTTCTCCCAATAGCAACCCAACCAGACTCAACAGCAGTCGGTGGCCGGCAGAAAGCTTCGATTCTGCACCGCGTGCATGGACGCGGATGGCAGCCAGGGTTCCATGTTACAGCGAACCCAGGTATCATCATCGGGCCAGCTGTGAatgtagcagcagcagagcaGCAAtgacagcatcagcatcagcagcaccagcagcaccagtagcaccagcCGCAAGACAGTAgcagcaaaaaaagaatcaGAAATACAGAGATACAGGGGATGCGAAGGTTGTATTGAGAGGGTGGAAAGACTGGGCAGAGATGCAGGCCCGAGCCAGATTTGTCGTTCTAACTAAAAAAATTTTCTGTTGAGAGAGGCAGGCTGCACGGGAATGTTTGATAATACGCTGATAAAGGGTGTAAAGTGAATGGCTAAACAGCTTTCGCTGCACCCCAATTCGGCCGCAGTAGCAACCTAAGGTGCATCAACCCAGTTCGATATGCCATCCAGCTAAATTTTTTATAGCAAGATAACGGAATGGGACAGGGCCCAGTATGCGTATACTGAGGGTGACTGATGCTGGGCTTGTATCGCGTATATCGGTAAGCCATAATATAAGAAGCAGGGCATAGAAGCAAGcgatgaaaaaaaaagtccatTCTTATTCAACcgtcaatatcaacagatcAACACTAATATAAGGTTTTTGTAAGATTAGAAACCGACTCGAAGCCGAAATCTTGATACATCTAGCAACTTATTATAAACTAAACCAAGCTATTTGCCAGCCGATTCGCAACCAAGCCGATTAGCAAGCTTATTCCACCGACTGCCTGTTTATTGCTGCCGATTGAGCCATCTCCAGCATCTGTTGTACTAGTTTCGCAACTACTAAGGTACCAGCATCAAACCCCTTCAAACCCGTTCGAACCACAACGGGCTATTTTAAACGTTCAGTGACTCCCTACTGTATAGACCGACAGGGCCACAACCTGACCCAGACACATCCCAAGTAAACAGAGAACTGAGTACTTTTTAAGTCAACCAGCTATCCAACCAGTGATAGTGATaaactcagcagcatcgtTTCGCATCACCTGCAATAATCTACCGACTGCGACATAACTTCTACGACGAAACACCACGAATTAACCCCGTAGTTCCACGTCGCATCACTTCGCATCGCTTCGCATCCCTTCTTTAACTTCCCGAagcaccaacaaaaaaaaagtttaCCCGTTCGACAGCCGAACGGCACATTTCTTACGCctaatttttgttttttttgacattttattttctgtCTCTTCACGACTTTTCCACCCCGACAAATCCCAATCCGGTTCACCACAGCACGAACCGCATCCAGAGCACAGCACCCCTGCTAATCGTTTCCTCGCACGTCGACCTCTTGAAGTACATCTCAACGGTCGCCACCCGGGTAACGTTTGACACTGACAACTGCACCACACATTCGGTAAGTGATCAGCCGCACatcaccccctgagacgcagggtccaaatcagggggtgggggggctcgtgcctccggcggctggggctgcgctcgagtcgttacgtcaACGGACCCggcatctcctgcgaagcaggagcaaccagggtctggggcggagccccagccgccggaggcagaccccgtcCCCCCAGGTGTCTCCCAGTCACTAACACTGGTATAGCCATATCACGACTTTATAGAGCCCCGCTGTTCTCAATCGGCCGACGATTGAGTCCGTTTTACTTGCATAGACTTTGCCAGACCCCGACCCGTCTGCACAGCACATCTTCGATGAGTTTTGCTCCTAGTGACAACATTGCCAAGCTGCTTGACGGCAATAAGGAATGGGCCGCCAAGCTGGCGTCGTCTGCTCCGGGCGTTTTAGAGCAAAACGCCAAGGGCCAGCAGCCTAATATCCTGTGGTTCGGATGCGCCGATTCCCGTGCCGGAGAGTCATGTTTGGGTTTGCATCCCGGCCAGGTGTTTGTGCACAGAAACATCGCCAACATCGTGTCGCACTCGGATATCAGCTCGCTGTCTGTTTTACAACTAGCCGTCGACTCGCTCAAGGTCAGCCATATTATTGTATGTGGTCATTATGACTGCAAGGGCGTTGAGGCTACTTTAAAGAAAGAGCGCATGGGCGGCGAGCTCGATGCCTGGCTCCGTCATTTGCGTGATGTTCGTCATACCCATGCTAAGACCCTTGATTCTATTGACGACTTCAAGAAAAGATGCCAGAAGTTGGTCGAGCTCAATGTCATTGCCCAGGTCCGTAACGTTAGAAGAAACGACCGTGTCATGGCTGCTGCAAAGGAGCGTGGACTCAAGGTCTACGGTCTTGTTTATGACGTCGCTACTGGCCTTGTTAATGAGGTCCCTGTTCCTGTCGACGACGGCCTTGACTCGGACGATTCTTACCTTGTACACTAATATGATTCTGCTTTTTTGTTATATGATACGGGtgtggtgctgcctccggcggctggggctccgccccagaccctgctgctcctctcgctgcgctcgagtcgttattTGGGGGTCCCAGCAGTTGGGTGATACCGAGCATAGATTAATTAGAACCAATCTGGTCACCCAGTTCATAAGATAACACTCATTTGCTGCTATTCAATACCATAAGTGACTAAAATTATTGCAAATTGTATACCGTTTACGCAAgtaacaacagcaggaCCGAAACAAAGCAATCTCAAAAATAATACGTTCAAATGTTAAGCTACTAACCTTTTTGTTAAATAGAAACGAGAACTGGCTTGTAATATACAACACACAAGCTGTATTCTAGCACCCAAAGCACACTTGCTTACATATACCCAGGGGTGTTGGTTGTGAGATAGATAGTCTTACCTGAAAGGAAATTTCTAAAATCTAAGAAATGGGCAAACTCAACTTCGGCTTCAGGAATATGGCTGTCAAATACAGCTTTAATAGGCCGTGCAATTATTGCATCAATGGATTCTATGGTGTTCAAACAGAAATAAACCTCCAAAAAATCTGGGCCCTATTTTCTGACTTATTACCGACTATTTCCAAAGttctaaaaaaaattgggcATAGTTCTTTAAGAGAGTTCACTTTTAGATATTTGCTAACGACAGATAATGAATCTGTTTTTTCGAGCTTGGAATTCCCACTCATTACACGATTAGTTTTGTTCATACACCCGGCTATTATATTTAGCTATTGTCAAAGACAACATCAAAAAAGAATTGCGTGCTTCCGAGTTTCAAGTTTCCTTTTACCTTCCtataaaataaatctcCTTCATATGCCATAAGATCAATGAAAATGCGTTAAGATTTAGCTAcacattttcaaaaaaaatccagaAGTCTCCAGTAATTGTTTTTCAATACAAAAGAGTTTTgaacttttatttataataaatcTTTGACATAAAAGACTTCCTCCAAAcactatttatatttatatcacTATCGGTATCTCTTGCCCGTTATTTCGCAAAGCATCTTCCAAGGCCAACTGAATTTCATCTGTTCATTCGGCATGTAAAATCATTTAAAACGTCATAATACAGTGTTGCGGTGATCCTTCCAATAAGCAAGTTCTCCAGTCCTTTATTACAAGAGCAGTCGTAGTTGCCTAAACAGGTGTCGACTCTAATTTTTGGGGTGCGATATTTAGTCTGAGTTAGAGTCTGAAGGATCCTAATGGGGTACGTACACATCCAGGCCCAATATTGCGGCAATGTCTATGTGATATATAACAAAACTGAGACCGATGGAAAGGCCACAACGGGTTTCATGGTCGGATTATGGTTAGCCCCATCTGATTAGTTGGAACAGATTGTGGATCTTGAGAAATGAATCACGGAGAATAGTTCCTAATAGTTTTGCTATTGAACCTCATTCAGACAGATCTAAGTAACCGTTACTCTTTACGACACAGAAATAGGATTCCTCAACGTAAATCCTTATCAAGACATAGCTCAATTGCTTACAGCAGGAAGAACTCTACAAAAAGCTAGCAGAGATTAGAAGTGAAACTCGTCAGCAGCGAGTTTGGGAATGATTTATCGCTGAGACCTCCACGCGACAAATAATTCCATAAAAGGAGCGAGCTATTGCATCTTCTGCTGAAGGTGAATATTGCCAAACCTCGAACGGTGGGCTATGTTGCCTTTAATTGTACAAATGTGTGACATCCagtatatattttcatagATAGCTCCTCTTTGTTTCTAATGCTTACGGGAGTTCACTGTGTATAAGAATTATCTGGATAAAAGGAGCGATAGCCTTCTCCAGCTCAACTTCTTTCGCACATTACAACGCTCTCATTTATTTTCGTGTTCGTTCCTAACAGAATTCTCTTCTTAATTATCAAGTTTCAAAAGCCAAATTTGAAACTGAGGGTGATATATCCACGACTGATGGTCCACAGTCACTCAAAATAGATTCGTTACATTATGTTGGTTTAATATcagtaaaaaaaagtagAATCTCGACATGATGTGCTCTTTTCATAGTTCCAATCTAATACCAGCTTGTACATGACTTCTAGGACCACCATTGGAACTTGGTTACGGATGAGCTACAATTCTGATTCTCTTTACTATTAAATTCCCATTCTATTGTGTCAACCTCTTATGAGATATGTAAAATCATTGTTGCAACGTCTATAGGCTCTAGAGCAGTTCTACAACACCCACTGTTATAACTGCTA from Sugiyamaella lignohabitans strain CBS 10342 chromosome D, complete sequence includes the following:
- the PRE8 gene encoding proteasome core particle subunit alpha 2 (Alpha 2 subunit of the 20S proteasome; GO_component: GO:0005737 - cytoplasm [Evidence IEA,IEA]; GO_component: GO:0005737 - cytoplasm [Evidence IC] [PMID 9087403]; GO_component: GO:0042175 - nuclear outer membrane-endoplasmic reticulum membrane network [Evidence IC] [PMID 9087403]; GO_component: GO:0005634 - nucleus [Evidence IEA,IEA]; GO_component: GO:0005634 - nucleus [Evidence IC] [PMID 9087403]; GO_component: GO:0000502 - proteasome complex [Evidence IEA]; GO_component: GO:0005839 - proteasome core complex [Evidence IEA]; GO_component: GO:0019773 - proteasome core complex, alpha-subunit complex [Evidence IEA]; GO_component: GO:0019773 - proteasome core complex, alpha-subunit complex [Evidence IDA] [PMID 9087403]; GO_component: GO:0034515 - proteasome storage granule [Evidence IDA] [PMID 18504300]; GO_function: GO:0004175 - endopeptidase activity [Evidence IEA]; GO_function: GO:0016787 - hydrolase activity [Evidence IEA]; GO_function: GO:0003674 - molecular_function [Evidence ND]; GO_function: GO:0008233 - peptidase activity [Evidence IEA]; GO_function: GO:0004298 - threonine-type endopeptidase activity [Evidence IEA,IEA]; GO_process: GO:0010499 - proteasomal ubiquitin-independent protein catabolic process [Evidence IDA] [PMID 19162040]; GO_process: GO:0043161 - proteasome-mediated ubiquitin-dependent protein catabolic process [Evidence IDA] [PMID 11545745]; GO_process: GO:0043161 - proteasome-mediated ubiquitin-dependent protein catabolic process [Evidence IDA] [PMID 19029916]; GO_process: GO:0006508 - proteolysis [Evidence IEA]; GO_process: GO:0051603 - proteolysis involved in cellular protein catabolic process [Evidence IEA]; GO_process: GO:0006511 - ubiquitin-dependent protein catabolic process [Evidence IEA]), whose amino-acid sequence is MVYSGMGPDFRVLVDKARKAAHTSYKRIYNEYPPTRILVQEVAKTVQEATQSGGVRPYGVSLLVAGYDESHGFGLYQVDPSGSYFPWKATAIGKGSTSAKTFLEKRWNEELELEDAIHIALLTLKETIEGDMNGNTVEIAVVGEPADNMLGFEGVSGTTGPRFRKLSAQEIDDRLDTL
- the NCE103 gene encoding carbonate dehydratase NCE103 (Carbonic anhydrase; metalloenzyme that catalyzes CO2 hydration to bicarbonate, which is an important metabolic substrate, and protons; not expressed under conditions of high CO2, such as inside a growing colony, but transcription is induced in response to low CO2 levels, such as on the colony surface in ambient air; poorly transcribed under aerobic conditions and at an undetectable level under anaerobic conditions; abundance increases in response to DNA replication stress; GO_component: GO:0005737 - cytoplasm [Evidence IEA,IEA]; GO_component: GO:0005737 - cytoplasm [Evidence IDA] [PMID 11914276]; GO_component: GO:0005737 - cytoplasm [Evidence IDA] [PMID 14562095]; GO_component: GO:0005758 - mitochondrial intermembrane space [Evidence IEA]; GO_component: GO:0005758 - mitochondrial intermembrane space [Evidence IDA] [PMID 22984289]; GO_component: GO:0005739 - mitochondrion [Evidence IEA]; GO_component: GO:0005634 - nucleus [Evidence IEA,IEA]; GO_component: GO:0005634 - nucleus [Evidence IDA] [PMID 14562095]; GO_function: GO:0004089 - carbonate dehydratase activity [Evidence IEA,IEA]; GO_function: GO:0004089 - carbonate dehydratase activity [Evidence IDA] [PMID 15096093]; GO_function: GO:0004089 - carbonate dehydratase activity [Evidence IDA] [PMID 15813743]; GO_function: GO:0016829 - lyase activity [Evidence IEA]; GO_function: GO:0046872 - metal ion binding [Evidence IEA]; GO_function: GO:0008270 - zinc ion binding [Evidence IEA]; GO_process: GO:0015976 - carbon utilization [Evidence IEA]; GO_process: GO:0071244 - cellular response to carbon dioxide [Evidence IMP] [PMID 22253597]; GO_process: GO:0034599 - cellular response to oxidative stress [Evidence IMP] [PMID 15096093]; GO_process: GO:0008152 - metabolic process [Evidence IEA,IEA,IEA]); protein product: MSFAPSDNIAKLLDGNKEWAAKLASSAPGVLEQNAKGQQPNILWFGCADSRAGESCLGLHPGQVFVHRNIANIVSHSDISSLSVLQLAVDSLKVSHIIVCGHYDCKGVEATLKKERMGGELDAWLRHLRDVRHTHAKTLDSIDDFKKRCQKLVELNVIAQVRNVRRNDRVMAAAKERGLKVYGLVYDVATGLVNEVPVPVDDGLDSDDSYLVH